The following proteins are encoded in a genomic region of Longimicrobiaceae bacterium:
- a CDS encoding DUF2335 domain-containing protein, with product MTGSKKKRDTRSVQPSASVTRADGASRTFSEPVPAAVSQGNVLSFAMEARHGPVPDAAELARYADVLPEAPRLIFEEFQRQASHRRAMEVRDMELEEQVVRANIAAEKLGMYTAVVVVLFFLAAAVGLIVSGHETSGTIIGSIDIVALATVFVVGRFTDRNNEEPEE from the coding sequence GTGACCGGCTCGAAGAAGAAGCGCGATACCCGCTCGGTGCAACCCAGCGCCTCCGTAACCAGGGCCGATGGTGCATCACGGACGTTCTCTGAACCCGTTCCCGCAGCGGTGTCTCAAGGGAACGTCCTCTCGTTTGCGATGGAAGCGAGGCATGGCCCCGTGCCCGACGCTGCGGAGCTGGCGCGATATGCCGACGTCCTGCCGGAGGCGCCGCGGCTGATCTTCGAGGAGTTCCAGCGCCAGGCGTCGCACCGGCGCGCGATGGAAGTCCGGGACATGGAACTCGAGGAGCAGGTAGTCCGCGCGAACATCGCCGCCGAAAAGCTCGGCATGTACACCGCTGTCGTGGTGGTCCTCTTCTTCCTGGCGGCAGCGGTTGGCTTGATCGTCTCTGGACACGAAACCTCCGGGACGATCATCGGCTCCATCGACATCGTAGCGCTTGCGACTGTGTTCGTCGTGGGCCGGTTTACAGACCGCAACAACGAGGAACCGGAGGAGTAG